Below is a genomic region from Tripterygium wilfordii isolate XIE 37 chromosome 12, ASM1340144v1, whole genome shotgun sequence.
GTAAAACCCAGGTCAAGTGAAAAATATTCTCTTAGTTTACAAATTTAATAATTCTTATCCTAAAAGATTAAAGATCATCACATAATTCACATTTGCGCCCCGCAGCATCAATGGAAGTCTGGAAGCCGTAGATCCTCGAGTGGGGTTCGCATACATCAGAACTTTTCTACGGACCCATCTATCCAAAGGTCCCAAACCGCCCAGGACAAGATTTAGTTACTCTCTTGCGTAGCAGCAGATCATTACCacaattttatataaatatagtaATTTTCGACAAAATAGACACATTCCTTATCAATtaataaaaaagggaaaatttcCAAATCGAGTCTCTCCAAGGAAACACGAGACCATGCCTCGCAAATCTCTGCTATTTTAGGGTACTTTGTCTCCTCCCTCTGATTTCTTCCATTTCCGAAGCTTCTTCTTGTACAAACAAGCTTACGTACATATAAGTATATGTATGTGCACACAAACGAAGCAGAATCTAGATTTTGTTGGTTATTGGTTAGGGTTTTCGAGAAGTACGTGAAGGAATCATTGACGAAAGCCAATTTGTGTTTTCTTCAATGAAACAGGTACTGCGCTTTAATTCGGTTCTGTCGTGGTTAGAATTTGGTGTCTGTTACTATGGCGGCAGCGAATCCGCAGCCTCTGCAGGCGCGACCGATTGAGGACAGTCACGCGCCGCGCGTTCAGGTACAAATCGATGACGACGATGGCGGGGAGTATGATGACGGAGATGATGCCATGGACGAATCGGAGGAGGTAAACGTGGCAGAGCATCACGGTGGAGTAGGTGCTGGTGGAGGTGTGGTTATGGCCTCGAGGACTAGTGAACTTACGCTCTCTTTTGAGGGAGAGGTCTATGTGTTTCCCGCCGTTACACCTGAAAAGGTAGGGTGTCTGCCGTTCGTTTCCCTACTTCTACTCAAATTGCATGTGTATGCGCTtctagagagagggagagtagGAATATTTGCTAGAGTAAGATTagtagtgttttttttcctttctttctttctaaattGTGTGTTCATCAGTTAGTCTTGGCATTTGATCGACTTTTTTTCGTATGAATTATTTTTACTCTGATGAGTTTTGCATTTATCctaattttatttgtttaagtAAATGGTAGTAAAATTGTTTTTTCCTGTTTTCTTCTTCAATGTTAATTCGCTTCCCTGGTCAACTCAGTGAGTTTACCAGGTAGGCTGGAAATGGCGGTGAAGTAGTTTTTTCTGGAAGCAAAAATATGTCATCTGAGTTATTTGTCATGTTTCCCCTGTTCCAAAGGAAATTTGGCGCGCGCTTGTGCATCAAAGGGTGGCAAGAGTGCATTTGTATTTGGCAATCACATTAAATATAATTTGTTTGTGTGCTAGTACACAAGCTTATATGGGCGGAAATCTAAACTGTACTTTGGTTGGTGTAGTCTTCCCAAAATGGATGCTATCTGTTTGTTTATtcctttttgttcttgttcttgatttttttaCTCTTTGTTAGTACACTTTAGAAAAATTGAAGTAGCGTCAATTAAAGATAAATTGCGAGAAAAccatttaagatggtatgaacATGTACAACATAGTGATAGCCGTACTCCGGTGGCGTACGGCAGTGAGGAGAATCGGGAGAACTTTTTATTAGGAGATAATAGGAAACAAAGAGGAAGACCTTAAAATGCATGACATGAAGTAGTAGGAAATTATATGAATTCAGTATGAGTTGAAGAAAGTATAATCCttaatagaaatgaatggcggaaaATAATACACACAGTGAATTCCTATTGATTTTCTTACAGATTCATGTAGTCGATcccaaatttttgggataaaagctcggatggtgatgatgatgttaGTACACTTTAGGAAAGCAACTCTTTACTCTTTAGTCTCTGCTCGTGATATATTCTTTATTGGTTTGGAACTGCTGAACAACAGGTGCAAGCAGTTCTTTTGCTTCTGGGAGGACGTGATATACCCACTGGTGTTCCTACAATTGAAGTACCGTATGATCAAAATAACAGGGTATATGGGATTTTTgcattcaagtttttttttggtattatttAAATGGCTATTTTTTCAGTTATGTTCATGTTGATCTTCCACCTGTCTAGGCTGTGGGTGTCACTCCAAAGCGCTCAAATCTCTCACGAAGAATAGCCTCCCTTGTTAGGTTCCGTGAGAAACGAAAGGAGAgatgttttgaaaagaaaattagatATACTGTGCGGAAAGAGGTTGCACAAAGGTATTATATTCCTAATGATTTTACCTAATTTGGATGGTATTGAATGGTGTCAAAGTGCTAATGTGGATATGAGGGTCAATATTAGGTTACTATTATGAGcggtttctttttttcttttggaagttgaaaaaaaagaattagttTATGCATTTATAAACCTAAATGTAATGATACCTGGTGGGGTTTCAATATATTATTGCTGGAATTCATTGATTATGAAAACTATGTTTGTTTCATACAAGTATTTTCACTAGACCTTCCTCAGTGCAATTACTagtgtgtcttttttttttttttttggaatctaATGCATTAATGAAGTCATTTTTTGCTGTTTGATTATTTGGGATGCTTTCGGGGGAAAAATAAGAATTGTTGAAACATCTTTAGAAGTTGTCCATTACAGGAGCTAGGTAGTAAATATCTTAAGAAGTTCTAGAATTCCATATCTCATGGTTGGAacattttcaaatatttgagaaaattttgtgtcATGCAACTCTTTGTTTTTGCTTTCATTATCATTATAGGATGCATCGTAAGAATGGGCAGTTTGCATCCCTAAAAGAAAGTTTTGGTGGATCAAGTTGGGATTCTGCACAGAATTGCCCTCAAGATGGCACTGCACGTCCGGAAACTGTGTGAGTTTCAGGCTCTGTCTACATTATTGTGTTCCTAATTGCAATATCTAACAAGTTTAACTGTTTTAATGCATTGTATGGATATGCTAGCtcataattttttgttgtttctgttATGTCGTCCAGTGTTCGGAAATGTCAACATTGTGGTGTTAGTGAAAATAATACTCCTGCAATGCGTCGTGGGCCTGCTGGGCCAAGGACTTTATGCAATGCATGCGGGCTTATGTGGGCCAATAAGGTTTAACTAATTCTTGTTATACATACTTTCTGAAAGTTTTAACTCTGTGTGTGTTGTGGTTCAAAATAAATGTTCTTTCAATCTTTACCACATCCTAAGATGCCTGGAAACTCATGTTCATAAATATCGatagttttttttatatctaGAAGTACACGTAATATTTTATTTGgctttttcatttctttgccATTTCCCAAGGTGGGCCTCTGTGAGAagaggttttgatttttgatatcAATAAAGTTGCTAGTTGAATGCGATTAGTTTGTGCTCCTTTGCTGTCTGTTCAGTATATGTT
It encodes:
- the LOC120010972 gene encoding GATA transcription factor 24-like isoform X4 translates to MAAANPQPLQARPIEDSHAPRVQVQIDDDDGGEYDDGDDAMDESEEVNVAEHHGGVGAGGGVVMASRTSELTLSFEGEVYVFPAVTPEKVQAVLLLLGGRDIPTGVPTIEVPYDQNNRAVGVTPKRSNLSRRIASLVRFREKRKERCFEKKIRYTVRKEVAQRMHRKNGQFASLKESFGGSSWDSAQNCPQDGTARPETVVRKCQHCGVSENNTPAMRRGPAGPRTLCNACGLMWANKGTLRDLSKGGRSLSMDQVEPQTPLDVKPLIVEGEFSGHKDDSGNPEGPSKAFTVGSNNHSVDPDEEDLDEAIEDLPNTLPMGIVNSSADDDEQPTPIFFGIDDSL
- the LOC120010972 gene encoding GATA transcription factor 24-like isoform X5 yields the protein MAAANPQPLQARPIEDSHAPRVQVQIDDDDGGEYDDGDDAMDESEEVNVAEHHGGVGAGGGVVMASRTSELTLSFEGEVYVFPAVTPEKVQAVLLLLGGRDIPTGVPTIEVPYDQNNRAVGVTPKRSNLSRRIASLVRFREKRKERCFEKKIRYTVRKEVAQRMHRKNGQFASLKESFGGSSWDSAQNCPQDGTARPETVVRKCQHCGVSENNTPAMRRGPAGPRTLCNACGLMWANKGTLRDLSKGGRSLSMDQVEPQTPLDVKPLIVEGEFSGHKDDSGNPEGPSKAFTVGSNNHSVDPDEELIVGHT
- the LOC120010972 gene encoding GATA transcription factor 24-like isoform X2, whose product is MAAANPQPLQARPIEDSHAPRVQVQIDDDDGGEYDDGDDAMDESEEVNVAEHHGGVGAGGGVVMASRTSELTLSFEGEVYVFPAVTPEKVQAVLLLLGGRDIPTGVPTIEVPYDQNNRAVGVTPKRSNLSRRIASLVRFREKRKERCFEKKIRYTVRKEVAQRMHRKNGQFASLKESFGGSSWDSAQNCPQDGTARPETVVRKCQHCGVSENNTPAMRRGPAGPRTLCNACGLMWANKGTLRDLSKGGRSLSMDQVEPQTPLDVKPLIVEGEFSGHKDDSGNPEGPSKAFTVGSNNHSVDPDEEVCFLSQRLKAPVDLDEAIEDLPNTLPMGIVNSSADDDEQPTPIFFGIDDSL
- the LOC120010972 gene encoding GATA transcription factor 24-like isoform X6 translates to MAAANPQPLQARPIEDSHAPRVQVQIDDDDGGEYDDGDDAMDESEEVNVAEHHGGVGAGGGVVMASRTSELTLSFEGEVYVFPAVTPEKVQAVLLLLGGRDIPTGVPTIEVPYDQNNRAVGVTPKRSNLSRRIASLVRFREKRKERCFEKKIRYTVRKEVAQRMHRKNGQFASLKESFGGSSWDSAQNCPQDGTARPETVVRKCQHCGVSENNTPAMRRGPAGPRTLCNACGLMWANKGTLRDLSKGGRSLSMDQVEPVCAILKSCDILLLKVYFLQKMRLNPCSNDVFIFNGFVHRLPLQSPTANAT
- the LOC120010972 gene encoding GATA transcription factor 24-like isoform X1, with product MAAANPQPLQARPIEDSHAPRVQVQIDDDDGGEYDDGDDAMDESEEVNVAEHHGGVGAGGGVVMASRTSELTLSFEGEVYVFPAVTPEKVQAVLLLLGGRDIPTGVPTIEVPYDQNNRAVGVTPKRSNLSRRIASLVRFREKRKERCFEKKIRYTVRKEVAQRMHRKNGQFASLKESFGGSSWDSAQNCPQDGTARPETVVRKCQHCGVSENNTPAMRRGPAGPRTLCNACGLMWANKGTLRDLSKGGRSLSMDQVEPQTPLDVKPLIVEGEFSGHKDDSGNPEGPSKAFTVGSNNHSVDPDEEVCFLSQRLKAPVDLDEAIEDLPNTLPMGIVNSSADDDEQEPLVELPSPSDTEIDIPTNFD
- the LOC120010972 gene encoding GATA transcription factor 24-like isoform X3, with the translated sequence MAAANPQPLQARPIEDSHAPRVQVQIDDDDGGEYDDGDDAMDESEEVNVAEHHGGVGAGGGVVMASRTSELTLSFEGEVYVFPAVTPEKVQAVLLLLGGRDIPTGVPTIEVPYDQNNRAVGVTPKRSNLSRRIASLVRFREKRKERCFEKKIRYTVRKEVAQRMHRKNGQFASLKESFGGSSWDSAQNCPQDGTARPETVVRKCQHCGVSENNTPAMRRGPAGPRTLCNACGLMWANKGTLRDLSKGGRSLSMDQVEPQTPLDVKPLIVEGEFSGHKDDSGNPEGPSKAFTVGSNNHSVDPDEEDLDEAIEDLPNTLPMGIVNSSADDDEQEPLVELPSPSDTEIDIPTNFD